In Bactrocera oleae isolate idBacOlea1 chromosome 5, idBacOlea1, whole genome shotgun sequence, a genomic segment contains:
- the Dd gene encoding CTD nuclear envelope phosphatase 1 homolog produces the protein MFSFVQMNFSALSVLLSRVWTCICFMFNRQVRSIVQYQPVKYELFPLSPVSRHRLSIVQRKTLVLDLDETLIHSHHSAMSRNTVKPGTPHDFTVKVIIDHHPVRFFVHKRPHVDYFLDVVSQWYDLVIFTASMEIYGAAVADKLDNGRNILRRRYYRQHCTPDFSSYTKDLSAICSDLNRIFIIDNSPGAYRCFPNNAIPIRSWFSDPMDVALLSLLPMLDALRFTKDVRSVLSRNLHLHRLW, from the exons ATGTTTTCTTTCGTACAAATGAACTTCAGCGCTTTATCAGTACTACTGTCAAGAGTGTGGACATGCATCTGTTTTATGTTCAACAGACAAGTTCGCTCG aTTGTTCAATATCAACCAGTCAAATATGAACTCTTCCCATTATCACCGGTGTCAAGACATCGCCTTAGTATAGTGCAACGGAAAACACTTGTGTTAGATCTGGATGAAACGCTCATACATTCACACCACAGCGCAATGTCACGAAATACCGTGAAACCTGGCACACCTCATGACTTCactgtaaaagtaattattgaCCATCATCCAGTTCGATTTTTTGTTCATAAACGACCTCATGTAGACTATTTTTTGGATGTG GTTTCACAATGGTATGACCTAGTTATATTTACAGCCAGTATGGAGATTTATGGCGCTGCAGTTGCTGATAAACTGGACAACGGACGTAATATTTTGCGTCGGCGTTATTATCGTCAGCATTGCACACCTGATTTCAGTTCTTACACCAAAGATTTATCTGCTATCTGCAGTGACTTGAATAGA atattcataATTGACAATTCACCTGGCGCATATCGTTGCTTTCCTAATAACGCGATACCCATAAGAAGTTGGTTCTCAGATCCAATGGATGTTGCGCTGCTATCACTTCTTCCAATGCTGGACGCCTTGCGGTTTACAAAAGACGTGCGTTCAGTTTTGTCaagaaatttacatttgcatcgTTTATGGTAG